A single Anopheles maculipalpis chromosome 3RL, idAnoMacuDA_375_x, whole genome shotgun sequence DNA region contains:
- the LOC126565175 gene encoding 1-acyl-sn-glycerol-3-phosphate acyltransferase alpha, which translates to MKSMANEEIVDKMTTSNGELLGLAFMAFFIITLSSTARYYFKFFCFIAFSVVCAVGPVPLMLIRPRDYRNALIPAYLCIGFGKMLGASFTVRGKENIQRNHGGVVLMNHQSALDLIVLAELWPIMGRSTVVAKKEVLYMFPFGLACWLWGTLFIDRQNRASAKNVINKEAKAINEKQAKLLFFPEGTRGNGDKLLPFKKGSFHVAVESQAFIQPVVISKYHFLKSNAKIFNRGQNIIKILPEVPCAGLTKDDIPELMERVQKMMQREYELLSEESLSINNISEVH; encoded by the exons aTGAAATCGATGGCAAACGAGGAGATAGTTGACAAG ATGACCACATCGAACGGTGAGCTGCTCGGTTTGGCCTTCATGGCGTTCTTTATCATCACGCTGTCGTCGACAGCGCGCTATTACTTCAAGTTCTTCTGCTTCATCGCCTTCTCGGTGGTGTGTGCCGTCGGTCCGGTACCACTGATGTTGATCCGACCCCGGGACTATCGAAATGCAct AATTCCAGCGTACTTATGCATAGGCTTTGGCAAAATGCTTGGTGCATCGTTTACGGTGCGCggtaaagaaaacattcaGCGAAATCATGGTGGAGTTGTGCTGATGAATCACCAGAGCGCACTGGACTTGATTG TTCTGGCTGAGCTTTGGCCCATCATGGGCCGGTCGACGGTGGTCGCGAAAAAGGAGGTGCTGTACATGTTCCCGTTCGGGCTCGCCTGTTGGCTCTGGGGCACGTTGTTTATCGATCGGCAGAACCGTGCCTCGGCCAAGAACGTCATCAACAAGGAAGCAAAGGCCATCAACGAGAAGCAG GCAAAACTCCTTTTCTTCCCCGAGGGAACGCGCGGCAACGGTGACAAGCTGCTACCGTTCAAGAAGGGTTCGTTCCACGTAGCCGTTGAATCGCAAGCCTTCATTCAACCGGTGGTCATCTCTAAATATCATTTTCTAAAATCGAACGCAAAGATTTTCAATAGAG gacaaaacatcatcaaaattCTTCCCGAAGTTCCCTGCGCAGGGCTAACGAAAGACGACATTCCAGAGCTAATGGAACGGGTACAGAAGATGATGCAGCGAGAGTACGAGCTCCTGTCGGAAGAGTCACTATCCATTAACAATATTAGCGAGGTGCACTAG
- the LOC126565185 gene encoding 1-acyl-sn-glycerol-3-phosphate acyltransferase alpha-like, which translates to MATLIEGIMIAAMNVFLNSLSLQVVVALIVGSLLSSTFKYHAKMFIIVLMSFLVLVVPIPLFLFKPRWPLNALIPGIVACAFIRLFGVEYEIRGQEHINVRNGGVVLLNHQSAIDIVMLSRLLREFRNIVPVVKKELFYMLPFGIASYLVGVVFIDRKNTASAKDVMKREAVAITKDHLKLAIFPEGTRHDNDTLLPFKKGSFHVAVDSQSIIQPVIVSKYHFLDHKRKRFGRGRVIIKIMPEIPTKGMTKADVNELTERCQQLMQTEFDALSAEAKQYCHN; encoded by the exons AATGTTTTCCTCAACAGCCTATCGCTCCAGGTGGTGGTGGCCCTGATCGTCGGTAGCCTGCTGTCAAGCACGTTCAAGTACCATGCGAAAATGTTTATCATCGTACTGATGTCGTTCCTGGTGCTGGTCGTCCCAATACCACTGTTTCTTTTCAAACCTCGCTGGCCGCTGAACGCTCT CATTCCTGGCATCGTGGCATGTGCATTCATTCGGCTGTTCGGTGTGGAGTACGAAATCCGAGGACAGGAGCATATTAACGTTCGCAATGGTGGCGTGGTACTACTCAATCATCAAAGTGCAATCGATATAGTGA TGCTATCCCGACTGCTGCGGGAGTTCCGTAACATAGTGCCGGTGGTGAAGAAGGAACTGTTCTACATGCTGCCGTTCGGTATTGCGTCCTATCTCGTGGGGGTCGTGTTTATCGATCGCAAAAATACCGCCTCCGCGAAGGATGTGATGAAGCGGGAAGCGGTCGCCATTACCAAAGACCAT CTTAAACTGGCCATTTTCCCTGAAGGTACGCGGCACGACAATGACACGCTACTGCCGTTCAAGAAGGGTTCATTCCACGTTGCCGTCGATTCGCAATCCATCATTCAGCCCGTGATCGTGTCCAAGTACCACTTTCTCGACCACAAGCGCAAACGGTTCGGGCGAGGTCGTGTCATTATTAAGATTATGCCCGAAATCCCGACCAAGGGTATGACAAAAGCGGACGTTAACGAGCTGACCGAACGGTGCCAACAGCTGATGCAGACGGAGTTCGATGCGCTCAGTGCGGAAGCGAAACAATACTGCCATAACTGA